In Desulfovibrio sp. UCD-KL4C, a single genomic region encodes these proteins:
- a CDS encoding 4Fe-4S dicluster domain-containing protein, protein MSKTILIDTSRCTACRGCQIACKEWHELPANKTYQVGWGSHQNPQDLNPNNYKLVRFNEHLDNGTIRWNFFPDQCRHCEIAACKETGDMYIEEAIIQDEKTGAVVFTAKTKGFNKDQFDEIKEACPYNIPRRDEKTGLLSKCTMCNDRIHNGMPPACVKVCPTGTMLFGEREEMLKLAKSRLTQLKKKWPEAQLVDPDSVNVIYLLIDKPENYHEFAAVESNLGPMSKKQLFATLARPFKAMKG, encoded by the coding sequence ATGTCCAAAACAATACTGATAGACACCTCTCGATGTACGGCATGCCGCGGGTGCCAGATTGCCTGTAAAGAATGGCATGAGTTGCCCGCAAACAAGACCTATCAGGTCGGCTGGGGCAGCCATCAGAATCCGCAGGATTTAAATCCGAACAACTACAAACTGGTTCGCTTCAACGAGCATCTTGATAATGGAACGATCCGTTGGAACTTCTTCCCTGACCAGTGTCGTCACTGTGAAATTGCTGCCTGCAAGGAAACCGGTGATATGTACATTGAAGAAGCAATCATTCAAGATGAAAAGACTGGTGCAGTTGTCTTCACCGCCAAAACAAAAGGTTTTAATAAAGACCAGTTTGATGAGATTAAAGAAGCCTGCCCATACAATATCCCTAGACGAGATGAGAAAACAGGCTTGCTCTCTAAGTGTACCATGTGCAACGATAGGATTCATAACGGTATGCCTCCGGCCTGTGTGAAAGTCTGCCCCACCGGTACGATGCTATTCGGTGAGCGGGAAGAGATGTTAAAACTCGCCAAGAGCCGTTTGACACAGTTGAAGAAAAAATGGCCTGAAGCCCAGTTAGTTGATCCTGATTCAGTCAATGTCATCTATCTGCTTATTGACAAACCGGAAAACTATCATGAGTTTGCCGCTGTCGAGTCTAATCTTGGACCAATGTCAAAAAAACAGTTGTTTGCCACACTCGCAAGGCCTTTCAAAGCAATGAAAGGATAA
- a CDS encoding sirohydrochlorin cobaltochelatase: protein MHLDINKKCNHGCHDHNHETCDLHHEDHAHAHDHCPKPREGKRGILLTAFGCALTHTHHLYDQFEDEVRQKFPDINIKWAFTANRIRAKLRSRNIPCLSVAEALSQMIDEGYSHVAIQSLHTLPGVEYDWIVQQAQAMCHPRKGLTKISIGAPLLNVMEDLEKVVQAISDYLPSERKENDGIILVGHGTYHKGHTFYMALEGLLSRTLPNIVVGTLMDKTSPAHFAEHFLSNGITRVFLVPFMCVPGHHVEVDLFGKNKHSWENTLSDANIEVVTIRTGSLEHTKFRNIWHSHLAQAVEEL, encoded by the coding sequence ATGCACCTTGATATTAACAAAAAATGCAACCATGGATGTCACGACCATAACCACGAAACATGTGACCTTCATCATGAAGATCATGCTCATGCACATGACCATTGCCCCAAACCACGCGAAGGTAAAAGAGGCATTCTGCTTACTGCCTTTGGATGTGCCTTAACGCATACCCATCACCTCTACGATCAGTTTGAAGATGAAGTGAGGCAAAAATTTCCAGACATCAATATAAAATGGGCCTTCACTGCTAATCGAATTCGAGCTAAATTACGCAGCCGCAATATCCCATGTCTATCGGTAGCCGAGGCACTATCTCAAATGATCGATGAAGGGTATAGCCATGTAGCTATTCAATCTCTTCATACTTTACCAGGAGTGGAATATGATTGGATTGTTCAACAGGCACAGGCCATGTGTCACCCGCGCAAAGGGCTTACCAAAATCAGTATAGGTGCTCCGCTACTGAACGTAATGGAAGATTTAGAAAAAGTTGTACAGGCTATTTCCGACTACCTACCGTCAGAACGAAAAGAAAATGATGGGATTATTTTAGTCGGTCATGGAACGTACCACAAAGGACATACTTTTTATATGGCTCTTGAAGGTTTGCTTTCACGTACTTTACCCAATATTGTTGTCGGGACGCTTATGGACAAAACAAGCCCTGCCCATTTTGCAGAACATTTTTTAAGCAATGGGATTACGCGTGTATTTCTTGTACCGTTCATGTGTGTTCCTGGACACCATGTTGAAGTAGATCTATTTGGTAAGAATAAGCATTCATGGGAAAACACCCTCTCAGATGCTAATATCGAAGTTGTAACTATCCGCACAGGATCTCTTGAGCACACTAAGTTTAGAAATATCTGGCATAGTCATTTAGCTCAAGCTGTCGAAGAGCTGTAA
- a CDS encoding IS3 family transposase, with amino-acid sequence MFSHLKAETFPTKELFDEQETISKIKEYITFYSTEQFQKRLGQLFPVEFREKLAA; translated from the coding sequence GTGTTTTCCCATTTAAAGGCAGAAACCTTTCCAACAAAAGAACTTTTTGACGAACAAGAAACCATCTCCAAAATAAAAGAATATATAACTTTTTATAGCACTGAACAATTTCAAAAAAGACTCGGCCAGCTTTTCCCTGTGGAATTCCGGGAAAAACTGGCCGCTTAA
- a CDS encoding formate dehydrogenase accessory protein FdhE: MEITSELNQIESTLENIKNRDASYGDLVGRFGSLFKKIDQVRTHLTTLKLHSPVIEATRLAAGVPIFAEADLYYWSDAFKQSDESLLPVIAEVLELEPEIHRNLLSYMDVTENLLGLAQASIDGNMNHFENVSAQLGITTPAMLHYISDTISAPVLNAIKCSMGKDLSLISWEHSYCPVCGSSPSISQLSPKDMANSEYLIGGGGKKYLHCSLCGHDWHHKRNSCAACGNDDSETREFLFLDNVERERIEICHKCGKYMINIDMREYTSLPHLDTIQMGLIHLDVLAHERNLAPISPTLWNSIT; the protein is encoded by the coding sequence ATGGAAATAACGTCCGAATTAAATCAAATTGAATCCACGCTCGAAAACATCAAAAACCGTGATGCCTCATACGGTGACCTTGTTGGTAGATTCGGATCGCTTTTTAAAAAAATTGATCAGGTTCGTACCCACCTGACCACCCTGAAACTCCACTCTCCAGTCATCGAAGCCACACGCTTAGCTGCCGGTGTTCCAATCTTTGCCGAGGCGGATCTCTACTATTGGTCCGATGCTTTCAAGCAATCAGATGAAAGCCTTCTTCCCGTTATTGCAGAAGTTCTGGAACTGGAACCGGAAATACACCGAAATCTGCTGTCCTATATGGATGTTACTGAGAATCTCCTTGGTCTTGCCCAAGCCAGTATAGACGGAAATATGAATCATTTTGAGAACGTATCTGCACAGCTTGGCATCACCACGCCAGCAATGCTGCACTATATTTCTGATACTATTTCGGCCCCAGTCTTAAACGCAATTAAATGCAGCATGGGAAAAGACCTTTCCTTAATTTCTTGGGAACATAGCTACTGCCCCGTCTGCGGTTCATCCCCCTCAATTTCACAACTCTCCCCTAAGGATATGGCTAATTCTGAATATCTAATTGGCGGAGGAGGCAAAAAATATCTGCACTGTTCTCTTTGTGGGCACGACTGGCACCATAAACGAAACTCCTGTGCAGCATGCGGAAATGATGACAGCGAAACTCGCGAATTTCTCTTTCTGGATAACGTTGAACGCGAACGGATAGAAATTTGCCATAAATGCGGTAAATACATGATTAATATAGATATGCGTGAATATACGTCCCTGCCACATTTGGATACAATCCAGATGGGTCTTATTCACCTTGATGTACTAGCACATGAAAGAAATTTAGCCCCGATTTCACCAACACTTTGGAATAGCATTACATAG
- a CDS encoding transposase, translating into MSKRKNKNYSEEFKREAVDLYLNKDNSSQEICDELGIVCRKTLRAWVTKIQRNESLEGGRAKTISPRRGRPRTKFSSIEE; encoded by the coding sequence ATGTCCAAGCGTAAAAACAAGAATTATAGTGAAGAATTTAAAAGAGAAGCAGTCGATTTATATCTTAATAAAGATAACAGCTCTCAAGAAATTTGTGACGAATTAGGAATAGTTTGCCGAAAAACGTTACGAGCTTGGGTTACTAAAATTCAGCGTAACGAATCTTTAGAAGGTGGACGAGCTAAAACTATTAGCCCAAGACGCGGACGACCTCGAACAAAGTTTTCATCTATTGAGGAATAA
- a CDS encoding FAD-dependent oxidoreductase: MVTSSILVLFLLGLTAAAILAAASKVLHVEEDPRIAKVEGCFPGANCGGCGYPGCSAAAGAIVEGKASPEVCVAGGAEIAENIAAIMGVEAAFKEPKVANNICTGGSRANLLFEYEGVEDCRAEALLYGGEKTCGLGCIGLGSCVKVCGFDAIRLNEDGIPVVDMNACRSCGKCADVCPTGAIRISGMTMDLLHLNQIDDCLAPCMQKCPAQIDVRTYINQMKNGDMRGALLTMKERNPLPLAVGRLCPAPCETICRRNIADDGVAIHTLHRFVADWEMNSGSRLKLDCNPSTGHKVAIIGSGPAGLSCAYFLRRIGHEPVIFEKRDQIGGMMKGVIPEYRLPAKVVDWEVQSILDLGVDVHSGVEFGKDITIESLEKEGYEAIFIATGAWKVPTLEIENADAEGVLDAVTFLEEVGKSITDLKGKRVVVIGDTNTAMDVVRSAARLNCEVTSLVGCIQRKMSANKSEAIRATELGSELKYLTKPTRIIAKDGKASGIEYCEVQYDDPKKALGTPKPVEGTETVIDADIIISATTRIIDTAPFEDKDGSSMFAVSKKTGGLDADSLSLQTKRPNVFVGGEVHTGRSIIIQAVADGRRAARGIHHFVTAGAIPKLENPQLRVIPESILKNMDVTYTIPRIKVPEITIEERRSTFKEEVKGSIVYEAARKEGSRCLRCGLTCYDSEAGAEYAQDADVKPFAELGKE, encoded by the coding sequence ATGGTGACTTCTTCTATTCTGGTTTTATTTTTACTAGGTCTGACTGCCGCAGCGATTCTGGCTGCAGCTTCAAAAGTTCTGCACGTGGAGGAAGATCCGCGTATTGCAAAAGTTGAAGGATGCTTCCCCGGTGCCAACTGTGGTGGTTGTGGATATCCGGGATGCTCTGCTGCAGCTGGTGCAATTGTTGAAGGCAAAGCTTCTCCTGAAGTATGTGTTGCAGGTGGAGCTGAAATCGCTGAAAACATCGCCGCAATTATGGGCGTAGAAGCTGCTTTTAAAGAACCTAAGGTTGCAAATAATATTTGTACCGGTGGTTCACGTGCAAATTTGTTGTTTGAATACGAAGGCGTTGAAGATTGCCGTGCTGAAGCATTGCTTTACGGCGGTGAAAAGACTTGCGGTCTAGGTTGCATCGGTCTTGGGTCTTGCGTTAAAGTTTGTGGTTTTGATGCCATACGTCTTAATGAAGACGGTATTCCTGTAGTTGACATGAACGCATGCCGTTCCTGCGGCAAGTGTGCTGATGTTTGTCCTACCGGAGCTATCCGTATCAGTGGTATGACTATGGACTTATTGCACCTTAATCAGATTGACGATTGTCTGGCCCCTTGTATGCAGAAGTGCCCGGCTCAGATAGACGTTCGTACATATATTAATCAGATGAAAAACGGTGATATGCGTGGCGCATTGTTGACCATGAAAGAGCGTAATCCGTTGCCATTAGCTGTCGGTCGTCTTTGTCCTGCTCCGTGTGAAACTATTTGCCGTCGTAATATTGCGGATGATGGTGTTGCAATTCACACTTTGCATCGATTTGTCGCCGACTGGGAAATGAACTCAGGATCGCGTCTTAAACTTGATTGTAATCCTTCCACAGGCCATAAGGTTGCGATTATAGGTAGTGGTCCAGCAGGACTTTCCTGCGCTTATTTCTTGCGTCGCATCGGTCATGAGCCCGTTATTTTCGAGAAACGTGATCAAATCGGCGGCATGATGAAGGGTGTTATCCCTGAATATCGTCTACCTGCAAAAGTTGTTGACTGGGAAGTTCAGTCTATTCTTGACCTTGGCGTTGATGTTCATTCCGGAGTCGAATTCGGTAAAGATATTACTATCGAGAGTCTTGAGAAAGAAGGATATGAAGCAATCTTTATTGCAACCGGAGCATGGAAAGTTCCTACTCTTGAAATTGAAAATGCCGACGCTGAAGGTGTACTTGATGCCGTTACTTTCCTTGAGGAAGTAGGTAAATCTATCACAGATTTGAAAGGCAAAAGAGTCGTTGTTATCGGTGATACCAATACTGCTATGGATGTTGTGCGCAGCGCCGCTCGCCTTAATTGTGAAGTGACTTCTTTAGTCGGTTGTATTCAGCGTAAAATGTCTGCTAATAAAAGTGAAGCCATACGTGCGACTGAACTAGGCAGTGAACTTAAATATTTGACTAAACCTACTCGTATTATTGCTAAAGATGGAAAAGCCAGCGGCATTGAATATTGTGAAGTTCAGTATGATGATCCCAAGAAAGCTCTTGGAACGCCTAAACCTGTTGAGGGTACTGAAACTGTAATAGATGCGGATATTATTATTTCTGCAACTACACGTATTATTGATACTGCTCCTTTTGAAGATAAAGACGGTTCATCCATGTTTGCAGTAAGTAAAAAAACAGGTGGGCTTGATGCTGACAGCCTATCGCTTCAAACAAAACGTCCTAACGTCTTTGTCGGTGGCGAAGTCCACACCGGACGCAGCATTATTATTCAGGCTGTCGCTGATGGGCGAAGAGCAGCGCGCGGAATTCATCACTTTGTTACTGCCGGTGCTATCCCTAAACTTGAAAACCCACAGCTTCGTGTTATACCTGAATCCATTCTTAAAAATATGGATGTCACTTATACAATTCCTAGAATTAAAGTTCCTGAAATTACTATTGAGGAACGTAGGTCTACATTTAAAGAAGAAGTTAAAGGTTCCATTGTATATGAAGCAGCTCGTAAGGAAGGCAGTCGTTGCCTGCGTTGCGGACTTACTTGTTATGACTCCGAAGCTGGAGCAGAATATGCTCAGGATGCAGATGTTAAACCATTTGCTGAATTGGGTAAGGAGTAA
- a CDS encoding IS3 family transposase — protein sequence MGSERLSYLFAIMHELSFKHSLAILFRVSGLVKSSYYKWLNRAEPSKIADDQELEIKLRNIHRKYPIYGYRRMTAALGKKGICVNHKRVYRLMKQMGRRSIIRKKRRTFGRIGSSVFPFKGRNLSNKRTF from the coding sequence ATGGGGAGCGAACGATTAAGCTATCTCTTTGCAATTATGCATGAATTGTCATTTAAACATTCGTTGGCAATTCTATTTCGTGTTTCCGGTTTGGTAAAATCAAGTTACTACAAATGGCTCAACCGTGCTGAACCGTCTAAAATTGCGGACGATCAAGAACTCGAAATAAAACTGCGAAATATTCATCGTAAATATCCAATTTATGGATACCGCAGAATGACTGCCGCGCTAGGCAAGAAAGGAATTTGCGTGAACCATAAACGTGTTTATCGCTTGATGAAGCAGATGGGAAGACGGTCAATTATTCGTAAAAAACGTAGAACTTTTGGACGTATAGGCAGCAGTGTTTTCCCATTTAAAGGCAGAAACCTTTCCAACAAAAGAACTTTTTGA
- a CDS encoding methyl-accepting chemotaxis protein: protein MKFKSIKTEIIVMAACCLVVSIAALISIQIINQNKTQKFVTSEVDKLIESATKVSLMGIAKSEAGVIRAKLEVNINTARNIASTFKTLQSTPEIKNNINLRKTFNDILLTVLKDNEDFLGTYSAWEPNALDGADATYAGKTADGYDSSGRFVPYWNRDKSGKIGHQALIGYEDSSHYANGIRKGGWYLSPKESGRENILDPFPYTVQGKREWLTSMSAPIEVNGKFLGIGGSDLRLAFVQNLCENVAKTIYDGKATLKVISHLGIIVADSSNPENVGKPIGQTDSKNANEVKDLTGKGKTYINLGKSSGLVQVMAPMPLAKTGTPWSVLIEVDRSVVFADSINLNKEMDANASDSRATALFTGSGIVIFACFVLWFLAGNIVAPIKKSVTYAESVAAGDFEQTLDINKIDEIGVLAAALKKMVENLKHKIVEAEEKSKAAEQEAIRANEAVDEANKAKEQAARAERDGKLQAAGELEEVVSIVTAASEQLSAQIQQSNRSTEEQSFQISETATSMEEMNATVLEVAKNASNSADTANLTKEKAQTGSKVVAQVLTGMEDVQTLALQLKDDVATLGKNAENIGQVMEVISDIADQTNLLALNAAIEAARAGEAGRGFAVVADEVRKLAEKTMTATQEVGKAISEIQSGTQTNITHVETAVSKINETTNLSGESGEALSAIVSYVEETSEQVYSIATASEEQSAASDEINRSLTQIAEISSETTRAMEESAKAVEEMAKQAQVLQNLIIQMKS, encoded by the coding sequence ATGAAATTTAAATCAATTAAAACAGAAATTATCGTCATGGCAGCATGTTGTCTTGTCGTTTCAATTGCGGCTTTAATAAGTATTCAAATCATCAATCAAAACAAAACACAAAAATTTGTTACTAGTGAAGTTGATAAACTTATTGAAAGTGCTACAAAAGTTAGCCTAATGGGCATCGCCAAATCTGAAGCAGGAGTAATCCGCGCAAAACTTGAAGTTAATATCAATACTGCTAGGAACATTGCAAGTACATTTAAAACATTGCAGTCAACTCCGGAAATCAAAAATAATATCAATTTAAGAAAGACATTTAACGATATTCTATTAACAGTTTTAAAAGATAATGAGGATTTTCTGGGAACCTACAGTGCATGGGAACCTAACGCGCTTGACGGTGCAGATGCAACCTACGCCGGTAAAACAGCCGACGGTTATGATTCAAGTGGTAGATTTGTTCCTTACTGGAACAGAGATAAAAGTGGTAAGATAGGCCATCAGGCTCTGATAGGATATGAAGACAGCAGCCATTACGCAAATGGAATAAGAAAAGGAGGCTGGTATCTTTCACCAAAAGAAAGTGGACGTGAAAACATCCTCGATCCTTTTCCATACACAGTGCAAGGAAAGCGGGAATGGCTTACCAGTATGTCCGCACCTATCGAAGTAAATGGGAAATTTCTTGGTATTGGCGGTTCAGACTTAAGACTCGCTTTTGTACAAAACCTCTGTGAAAATGTAGCAAAGACTATTTACGATGGAAAAGCTACTCTCAAAGTAATCAGTCATCTGGGTATAATAGTTGCTGATAGCTCCAACCCTGAGAATGTAGGTAAACCTATCGGTCAAACAGATTCTAAAAATGCTAATGAAGTAAAAGATCTTACCGGAAAAGGTAAAACATATATCAACTTAGGTAAATCAAGCGGACTTGTGCAGGTGATGGCTCCAATGCCCCTCGCAAAAACAGGAACTCCTTGGTCTGTTTTGATTGAAGTTGACCGCTCTGTAGTTTTTGCAGACTCTATCAATCTAAATAAAGAAATGGACGCTAATGCTTCCGATAGTCGGGCAACAGCCCTTTTTACTGGTAGCGGAATTGTTATATTTGCATGTTTTGTTCTATGGTTCCTCGCTGGTAATATTGTTGCCCCGATAAAGAAATCTGTTACTTATGCCGAAAGCGTCGCGGCAGGCGATTTTGAACAAACTCTTGATATTAATAAAATTGATGAAATTGGAGTTTTGGCTGCTGCTCTTAAAAAAATGGTTGAAAATCTTAAACATAAAATTGTTGAAGCTGAAGAAAAAAGCAAAGCAGCTGAGCAGGAAGCTATAAGAGCAAATGAAGCCGTTGACGAAGCTAATAAGGCTAAAGAACAGGCTGCCAGAGCTGAAAGAGATGGCAAACTGCAAGCCGCAGGTGAGCTTGAAGAAGTTGTCAGCATTGTAACAGCTGCTTCTGAACAACTTTCCGCACAAATTCAGCAGTCAAACCGAAGCACTGAAGAGCAATCTTTCCAGATTAGTGAAACAGCAACATCTATGGAAGAAATGAATGCAACAGTCCTTGAAGTAGCTAAAAATGCATCAAATTCAGCCGATACAGCCAATCTAACTAAAGAAAAAGCTCAAACAGGTTCAAAGGTAGTAGCCCAAGTTCTTACTGGCATGGAAGATGTACAGACACTCGCTTTACAACTAAAAGATGATGTTGCGACACTTGGAAAGAATGCTGAAAACATCGGGCAGGTAATGGAAGTTATTTCTGACATAGCAGACCAAACCAACCTTCTCGCATTGAATGCCGCAATCGAAGCAGCTAGAGCCGGTGAGGCAGGAAGAGGTTTCGCTGTTGTTGCAGATGAAGTTCGTAAGCTTGCTGAAAAAACCATGACTGCTACGCAAGAAGTAGGTAAAGCAATTAGTGAGATTCAAAGCGGAACACAGACAAATATAACTCATGTTGAAACTGCAGTTTCAAAAATAAATGAGACAACCAACCTCTCAGGAGAGTCAGGAGAAGCCCTCAGTGCAATTGTTTCCTATGTAGAAGAAACTTCAGAGCAGGTTTACAGCATAGCAACAGCTTCTGAGGAACAGTCCGCAGCAAGTGATGAAATAAACAGATCATTGACTCAAATTGCTGAAATTTCCTCTGAAACAACAAGGGCAATGGAAGAATCCGCCAAAGCGGTTGAAGAAATGGCTAAACAGGCTCAGGTTCTCCAGAATCTCATAATTCAGATGAAAAGTTAG
- a CDS encoding FAD:protein FMN transferase: MFGSSSSRRSFMDVLAATGIGSSLVSTPVAAAMRIANAMRIGDSRYKICETRFLMGTYVSITALHESKDVAEHATAMAFEEIDRLSALFDRHKSNTPVSELNRTGKLTDVAPELFYVMKKAQIFNNCSNGAFDATVLPVVNMMRNQANPSGHIDLNKSDLDEALSLVDSKGLQISNRKISFDKQGMAVTLDGIGKGFIVDSASEILAANGVTNHLINAGGDIRAGGERSKGQPWIIAIEDPAKKGNYPAVIKLKDAAVATSGGYEVYFDAEKLHHHVIDPRTALSPTQSLSVSVTARTVMEADALSTSAFVMDSQNGINFVNSQNSNECLIVKSSGEKLSSKKWNGLLRF; the protein is encoded by the coding sequence GTGTTTGGCTCCAGTTCTAGCAGACGTTCTTTTATGGACGTTCTAGCTGCAACAGGAATAGGGAGCTCATTAGTATCCACTCCGGTTGCCGCCGCCATGCGCATAGCTAACGCTATGCGCATCGGTGACAGCCGTTATAAAATCTGTGAAACACGTTTTCTAATGGGAACCTATGTTTCCATAACGGCCTTGCACGAATCGAAAGACGTTGCAGAACACGCTACTGCTATGGCTTTTGAAGAAATTGATCGTCTTTCTGCACTGTTTGATCGCCATAAATCAAATACGCCTGTTTCTGAATTGAACCGGACTGGCAAATTGACAGATGTTGCTCCTGAACTTTTTTATGTTATGAAAAAAGCTCAAATTTTTAACAACTGTTCGAACGGTGCTTTCGATGCCACGGTTCTTCCTGTTGTAAATATGATGCGTAATCAGGCTAATCCAAGCGGTCATATTGATCTGAATAAAAGTGACTTGGACGAAGCCCTATCTCTTGTAGACTCGAAGGGATTGCAAATTTCAAATAGAAAAATAAGTTTTGATAAGCAGGGAATGGCTGTGACTCTTGATGGAATAGGCAAGGGCTTTATTGTTGACTCAGCCTCTGAAATTTTAGCTGCCAACGGGGTAACGAACCATCTTATTAATGCAGGTGGTGATATTCGTGCCGGAGGCGAACGTTCAAAAGGGCAACCTTGGATTATTGCTATCGAAGACCCAGCCAAGAAAGGCAATTATCCGGCAGTGATTAAGCTTAAGGATGCTGCAGTAGCCACTTCCGGAGGTTACGAAGTTTATTTTGATGCTGAAAAATTGCATCACCATGTGATTGATCCGCGTACAGCTTTATCTCCGACTCAAAGTTTAAGCGTTTCTGTAACAGCTCGAACAGTTATGGAAGCAGATGCTCTTTCAACTTCAGCGTTTGTTATGGATTCTCAAAACGGTATTAATTTTGTTAATTCACAGAATAGTAATGAATGTTTGATAGTTAAATCATCAGGAGAGAAGTTGAGTTCTAAAAAATGGAATGGTCTGCTTAGATTTTAA
- a CDS encoding NIPSNAP family protein: MYFEMRTYTIHPGMLSTYMKLFEDVGLPILEKYAQLVSYWFTDIGELNQVIHVWRYESLDQRTINRKKLYEDPDWKTKFLPDAMQMLEKQENKIMLAANFSPIK; this comes from the coding sequence ATGTATTTTGAAATGCGAACCTATACAATACATCCCGGCATGCTTTCAACCTACATGAAACTATTTGAGGATGTAGGACTACCCATTCTTGAAAAATATGCACAATTAGTCAGCTATTGGTTTACAGATATAGGTGAATTAAACCAAGTCATTCATGTGTGGAGATATGAAAGTCTCGACCAAAGAACAATTAACCGCAAGAAACTTTATGAAGATCCCGACTGGAAAACCAAATTCTTGCCAGACGCAATGCAAATGCTAGAAAAACAAGAAAATAAAATTATGCTCGCTGCCAATTTCTCACCAATTAAGTAG